In Sebastes fasciatus isolate fSebFas1 chromosome 24, fSebFas1.pri, whole genome shotgun sequence, the following are encoded in one genomic region:
- the mcf2la gene encoding guanine nucleotide exchange factor DBS isoform X5, which yields MKVVMLSSVTELHAYIDPGQLTTELGGTQEYCHESWISHRTAIEAFALMVKTTAQTLQAFGTELAETELPNDADATTDLLHTHTLKKDKMKEDLQVALSQGGRLLECINEPLQKDPEYSMTYDEQENLATVQRLLGQLDETETAFDDFWERHRTKLEQCLQLRHFERHFREVRAQLDVTAERLSGFSEVSISPAHAEHVLRELSGHEDKACDALDRALSLAGEGDRLIENSHYAEDSIRPKCCELRGVCEEISSTLWSKKSLLLRAMELHHALEKASRWCEEGIFLLANQPVDRCQSQDGAEAALQELERYLDTATLHNIADRSAIYSQYEAVLTTQLRDQVERVFQKQSSVQEMFEKRRVSLKKLAAKQTRPVQPVAPRPEVKSPLSSPNQQRKDRRYSADNAICKKVESPLHNGGTRHASLSEEEENLAVLRRHVMNELLETERAYVEELLCVLEGYAAEMDNPAMAHLIPSALLSKKVVLFGNMPEIYQFHKRTFLKELEAYTDCPELVGRCFLERMKDLQIYEAYCQNKPRSESLWRQCSDCAFFQECQKKLEHKLGLDSYLLKPVQRITKYQLLLKELLKYSKGCDGCDDLQEALSSILGILKAVNDSMHLIAITGYEGNLTELGRLMMQGSFSVWTEHKKGHAKVKDLARFKPMQRHLFLHQKALLFCKRREENGEGYEKAPSYSFKHSLSMSAVGITESAKGDNKKFEIWCNSRDEVFIVQAATPEIKTTWVSEIRKVLTQQLKACRVHISEASQQKSSDSVFPSPTSNSTSISLSPFRSSGQKSQKKQEEKKAETSTTSDANSSPKHKDEPVTSPTTDRSSVAKKRFTLQGFSNLKSPKGSALSPEHTSKRHLVKSDPTPFGFKGWNKASLSVDATEETDGYSSGEDPLNSDPEDEVEKKLAPGKYTVVADCEKAGPQELSVKSGDMVQLIREGEEGQWFVKNLRSSKEGWVAAANLLSLITESKSSQSLSSSDGSVSGNLSTSSSCSETYTSFSDIKP from the exons ATGAAG GTGGTGATGCTGAGTTCGGTGACTGAGCTCCACGCCTATATCGACCCGGGACAGCTGACCACGGAGCTGGGAGGCACGCAGGAATACTGCCACGAAAGCTGGATCTCACACCGCact GCGATCGAGGCGTTCGCCCTCATGGTGAAGACCACGGCTCAGACGCTGCAGGCGTTCGGCACTGAGCTCGCAGAGACGGAGTTACCCAACGACGCCGACGCCACCACCgacctgctgcacacacacactctgaaaaaGGATAAAATGAAG GAGGACCTGCAGGTGGCGCTGTCTCAGGGGGGACGCTTGCTGGAGTGTATAAACGAGCCTCTGCAGAAGGACCCTGAATACAGCATGACCTACGATGAACAGGAAAACTTAGCTACTGTACAGAG ACTCCTGGGTCAGCTGGACGAAACAGAAACGGCGTTTGACGACTTCTGGGAGCGCCACCGCACCAAGCTGGAGCAGTGCTTACAGCTCCGTCATTTTGAACGACACTTCCGTGAA GTGCGCGCCCAGCTCGACGTGACAGCGGAGCGGCTGTCGGGTTTCTCGGAGGTCAGCATAAGCCCCGCCCACGCCGAGCACGTCCTCCGAGAGCTCAGCGGACACGAGGACAAGGCCTGT GACGCACTCGACCGTGCCCTGTCCCTGGCCGGCGAAGGCGACAGGCTGATAGAAAACTCCCACTATGCCGAGGACTCCATCAGGCCCAAGTGCTGCGAGCTCAGAGGAGTGTGCGAGGAGATCAGCTCCACCCTGTGGAGCAAGAAGAGCCTCCTGCTCCGGGCGATGGAGCTCCACCACGCTCTGGAGAAG GCGTCACGGTGGTGTGAGGAGGGCATCTTCCTGCTGGCCAACCAGCCGGTGGACCGCTGTCAGTCTCAGGACGGAGCTGAAGCAGCTCTGCAAGAACTGGAGCGCTACCTGGACACGGCAACGCTGCACAACATCGCCGACCGCAGCGCCATCTACAGCCAGTACGAGGCGGTGCTCACTACTCAGCTCAGG GACCAGGTAGAGAGAGTTTTCCAGAAGCAGAGCTCCGTCCAGGAGATGTTTGAGAAGAGACGCGTCAGCCTGAAGAAACTCGCCGCCAAACAGACCAGACCAGTCCAGCCAGTAGCACCGAGACCTGAAGTGAAGTCTCCGCTCTCCTCTCCCA ATCAACAGAGAAAAGACAGAAGATACTCCGCAGATAATGCCATCTGCAAAAAG gtggagTCTCCCCTTCATAACGGTGGCACCAGACATGCTTCTctctcagaagaagaagaaaacctgGCTGTACTTCGGCG CCACGTGATGAATGAACTGCTGGAGACGGAGAGAGCGTACGTGGAGGAGCTGCTGTGTGTCCTGGAG GGCTATGCAGCCGAGATGGACAACCCAGCCATGGCTCACCTCATCCCCAGCGCCCTGCTGAGCAAGAAGGTCGTCCTGTTTGGCAACATGCCTGAAATCTACCAGTTTCATAAGAGGACGTTTCTAAAGGAACTGGAAGCGTACACTGACTGCCCAGAACTAGTGGGCCGCTGCTTTTTAGAGAGG ATGAAAGACCTGCAGATCTACGAGGCGTACTGCCAGAACAAACCTCGCTCTGAGAGCTTGTGGAGACAGTGCTCCGACTGTGCCTTCTTCCAG GAGTGCCAGAAGAAGCTGGAACATAAACTTGGTTTGGACTCCTACCTCCTTAAACCCGTCCAGAGAATCACCAAGTACCAGCTGCTGCTCAAG GAGTTGTTGAAGTACAGTAAGGGCTGTGATGGCTGCGACGACCTACAGGAGGCGCTCTCCTCCATCCTGGGGATCCTGAAGGCGGTGAACGACTCCATGCACCTCATCGCCATCACAGGATACGAG GGTAACCTGACGGAGCTTGGTCGCCTGATGATGCAGGGCTCCTTCAGCGTGTGGACGGAGCATAAAAAAGGTCACGCCAAGGTCAAGGACCTGGCCCGGTTCAAGCCCATGCAGAGGCACCTGTTCCTGCACCAGAAGGCGCTGCTCTTCTgtaagaggagggaggagaacgGCGAGGGCTACGAGAAAGCTCCGTCGTACAGCTTCAAGCACTCCCTCAGC ATGAGTGCGGTGGGCATCACAGAGAGCGCCAAAGGAGACAACAAGAAGTTTGAGATTTGGTGTAACTCCAGGGATGAAGTTTTTATAGTCCAG GCCGCAACGCCAGAGATTAAAACAACGTGGGTGAGCGAGATCCGCAAGGTGCTGACCCAGCAGCTCAAAGCCTGCAGAG TTCATATTTCAGAGGCCAGTCAGCAGAAGAGCTCCGACTCCGTTTTCCCGAGCCCAACCAGCAACAGCACCTCCATCTCCCTCAG TCCGTTTCGTAGCAGCGGTCAGAAAAGCCAGAAGAAGCAAGAGGAGAAGAAGGCGGAGACGAGCACGACGTCTGACGCCAACTCTTCACCCAAACACAAAG ATGAACCAGTGACCAGTCCGACCACTGACAGGTCCTCAGTGGCTAAAAAGCGTTTTACTTTGCAGGGCTTCAGCAATCTGAAGAGTCCGAAAG GCTCGGCCCTGAGCCCCGAGCACACCTCCAAACGCCACTTGGTCAAGAGCGACCCAACGCCGTTTGGGTTCAAAG GCTGGAACAAGGCGTCTCTCTCGGTGGACGCCACAGAAGAGACCGACGGGTACTCCAGCGGCGAGGATCCTTTGAACTCTGACCCCGAGGACGAAGTAGAAAAGAAGCTG GCTCCGGGAAAGTACACGGTGGTGGCGGACTGCGAGAAGGCGGGACCTCAGGAGCTGTCTGTCAAGAGCGGAGACATGGTCCAGCTAatcagagaaggagaggagggacagTG GTTTGTGAAGAACCTTCGCAGCAGTAAGGAGGGCTGGGTGGCCGCAGCAAACCTCCTCAGCCTCATCACAGAGTCCAAGTCATCCCAGTCGCTCAGCAGCTCAG ATGGCAGCGTCTCTGGCAACCTCAGCACTTCTTCCAGCTGCAGCGAGACATACACCAGCTTCTCCGACATCAAACCCTGA